The genomic window gcattaaaagctAACAAGTGTACAGAAGATTCTGGTGCCACTCATATAAATATCTTGTCTTGTTCCTAGCATGGCACAATTTCTATGGAACATATGCATACCTGTCTGATCTGGGGTGGAGtttgctgtggattttttttttttaaagggttgGAGTAGCATGCCTATTTTGAGCATTTCTGTGCCAGCTGTTGTAGGGTGAGATAGGGGTATGGAAGAACTAAGAGTGTCACTCAGTTTTCTCCTCCATACGTTAGAACATTTTCTCAAAAAGCTTGCAAGAAGAGTGACAGGTCTAACAATAATCACGATGTATCTGATATATTTGGGGATGCTTTTTAGGCTGTGGAGTCTCTGCTTGACGAGGCAGAGGAAGACAATGAAGATTTGGAAGAGAAACAAGCTGAAGATGGTGATAAAGAAACTGACAGAGAATCAATTGATGGAGAAAAGGTGGAGCAATCTGTAGATTGTGCTTCTGTTCCCAAGCCGCCTTCAACAGAGTCTACACTGATGCTTTTTAAGGACAGCTCCTCCAAAATGGGGTAAGTCaagtgtatgggaactgctgagtcacagcctgaaccattgattgagcacctggaggaaagacccagtcagccctgggagcacaggtgaaggcaattaggcctcatttaagggctgactgccactgtggaaggatctctttctggagatccctccttggtggaagcttttccctgcaaacccagaatcttctgatacgggtgagcgatctacttcccttcctttgtagcaccttgctgtcgtgccagtccttccacctcttttgtaatgtcTTTTCCATTGCGTTGGTCAACAAaactttgggggaaaaaaaaagttcttgagCAATTTTATATATGGTTAATATCTCTGACATATTTTGGTACCTTGTTTCTTGCATTTAGGTATGATAATGAGACAATCTTGTGTATATTAGCAAGCGCCTTTTATTTGACTAATTACAGGTACTCTCTTCCTGATGAGAAACATGAAATTGAGGAAGCTGCAGACAAAGGACCTACCAAGTTAGGTAAAGTAGAACTGCTATTGTAGCTGGCctttatgtattctttttttcgAATAGCACATACAGAAGTTTCTGTTTGGGATTGGTATTTTATAcctttctgatttcatttccCTTATACTTACACAGCATTGCTGTGAAAGTTATGATTGAAAATTTaggaaagcatgaaaaaaatagaggaacataatttgaaaataatactgggaaaaaaatgctagcaATCAGAAATTAATAAGattaaattcagtttaaaaaagaagtgcaaTACAAGACCTTTATGGAAAAAATCCAAAGTAAGCATGAAATAATGAATGTTTAGCAAGATGTCAATGTTGTAAAATAATATCTTGAGGTTATATTGgaccacaaaaaaagaaaataagcattatattgaaactttcttttcagaagatgaTGATTCATTTTCTCTACCAACGCCAGCCAAGGAGAATAGCCACAACAGCAGCTTTGAGTTGATTGGCTCCATGATTCCATCGTATCAGCCCTGCAACAAACAGATGTCGCGTGGAGGGAGCTTTTTACCTGCAGCAGGAGGTTTCAGGTCACCTTCCCCAGGTTTTTTCAAAACCAGCTTTATCAGCTCTGCTTCCAAGGTAAGGCTCTTACTCCTGTTCCTCTTATATTAACACCACGAACAAATGTATGTTATCTTGccttattttttgaaaaaataacacaagaaGAAGGCATCTAGCCAAATGCTGTTGTATGAGtaagatttcagaaaagcaaacatctctGGAGTTTAAAATGTCTCTAAAGCCTCAAAGACAACATGCTGTAATCTGATCTTGATCtctaaaatatgtatgttttaaatatatttgcacAACATTTGACTTCAGTGACTCTGGGATTTACCAGAGCAACTTGGAAATACTTTAACTTCtttttatgctttaaaataGTGTAAATGTTTATCCGGTTCTCGCTTTTGATTTCTAGGATTGCCAAGTAATTAACTTGTTTATTTTACCTCCTTTTGCCTAGAGCTCAGGAAAGATGTCTGAGCCCTCTCTTCCCATAGAAGATTCCCAGGACCTGTATAATGCCTCTCCTGAACCAAAGAGTTTATTTCCAGGGGCTGGAGAATCACAGTTTCAATTTTCTCTGGAAGATGACACCCAGAGCCAGCTGCTTGATGCAGATGGGTAGGTTACAGGTGCAAAGGATGACGTTTTGTGCCCTTCAACAGAAGTGGAACATACAGAACAGCAAGACTTTGCTGACTTCGGACTTTCTTTCAGGTTCTTGAATGTTGGACAACACAGGAATAAATACCAGTCCTCAAAGCACGGGCTGACTCTAGCTAGTATGGATGAGAATGCAATGGATGCAAACATGGATGAATTACTGGACTTGTGTTCTGGACAGTTTAGCAGTCAAGCCGAACATGTGCCAAgtaccagcagcagcaagaagcagaaCATGGAAGAACTGCTCAATCTTTGCTCTGGAAAATTTGTGACTCAGAGTATGTCCTGAATTCTATtcccagctttgctgctgaCTTGGTTTCTAAGCTTTACACTAACGTACCTTTTAGTTGCTGGGCAAAAATGCGGAGTGTGGAAATTGTGAGACTTCTGAGAGCTGTGATAATCTGTTGGTGCATGCTAGCTGTCATTTCTAAGTTCTCTGACATTCTAAAAGTTGAAATATACCTGTCTAATAAGTTATCaccttcctgtttttttttttttttgtagcagatTCTCCAACATGGGCATCATCAGTATCTTCCAAGGCAGAAAAAGACAGTGACATAGAAGATCCAATGGCAGAAGCACTAGCGCTTTGTTCAGGCTCCTTCCCCACGGACAGGTTGGCATTATTCTTCAGGGATTTACAGAAGCTTTTAGTGGTAGTTGTCTCACTTCTTCACTCATTTTCCTCtagggaggaggaggatgaggagcaCGAGGAACTTGGTGATTTTCAGCTTGTAACAGATGACAATGCTTTTGATAGTGAAGAGGTACGAAatgataaaacaaagcaaagtggtGTGGCATTCTGACTGAGAGCTCAGTTTATCTACTTAATTTTTGAAGATGTTTATCAATGCAAAATACAATGCTATCCAGAAcaagttaatgaaaaaaaaactgagagcAATTTAGACCATTTAAAATGTCTACTCAAGATCCAGAATAGCATAATATTAACGTAGCAGAGATCTTTAGAAGGACTCgctgttttattctgtgtttgACTGAAGGACAGAAGAAGCTGTCATTACAAAGCACTTTCAGATGatgcttcatttctgtaaaCTTTCACAGGATGAAAAGAGTGGAGATAGTGATGgtgaagaagcagaagacagTGATGAAGAAGAACTGCTGAGACGTAGACAGGGCTCAAAGAAAAAACTGTAAGTACTAGTGgttgttttttgctttgatgCTGCCACATTGCATGGGTTGACTGTGCTGCTGGTTGGCTGGAGAGAGTTTCCATTATAATTTCCCTTACAGAGGGAATCAAAAAGCTAGAATGAAAGCAATGCAGGACATTCTTCACCACAATGGATTTGCAGTGTATCGCTGTTGTTCTTCGAGTCTTAAGGTCTTTTTTCAGACTAGTAGGCAACACATCTTGTTGACAGTTATTGTCATCACATTTGGCAGGCAAGTGACAAGGAATCTAGTGGATGACAATAATTCGGGGGTGTTGCGTGTTGGCGGGCTCTTTATGTAAATGTGCCAGAACTCTCAGGTCTTATGAGTCATGATTTCTCTCTGAGAATATGTGCTAATCTCACATCAAAAGATAGACCTTACTTTCAGAAGACTTCTGTGATGATAATTGATCTACCCAACTAAACTCTTCTGAcattttttgacagaaaactgGAGGATTTCATGGAAGATGAGGCAGAGCTGTCAGGGAGTGATGTGGGAAGTGAGGATGAATATGATGGAGAAGACCTGAATGAATATGAAGAAGAGGTTATTGATGAGGAACTCCCTAATGAAGCGGAACTAGAAAGTCAAGTACAGAAATTACACATGTCAGTGACCACATTGGTGTACATTTATGTGTGTTGGGTGGGATTATGGCTCTTAAGTGTAATCTGCACTAACCCTCTCCCCTTCATTTGCATTGACAGGAAAGCAGTGCTTGATGATGACAAGCGTCAGTTACGCTTGTACCAAGAGAGGTACCTCCTTGATGGCGACCTGCACAGCGATGGCCCTGGCAGAATGAGGAGATTCAGATGGAAAAACATAGGTGCCTTTCCAATCCATAGGTAGTAGATGGGGTGAAAGGTTAGAGAGAAgatgaatgatttttttcctcttttttttctagatgatGCTTCACAGATGGACTTGTTTCAGAGGGATTCCGATAACGAAGATGAAAATGAGCAGTTTGatgaaacagaagtaaaatggAGGAAAGAGAGATTTGAACGAGAACAGTGGCTTCGTGAGCAGGTATTAGCTACCAGAAGGGCATCTTGTTCAGTCCTTCATCAGACTGTTACCAGATGTGACATTGTTAGTTCCTCAAGttaatttctggaaaaaataccttttgtAGATGTATCTTTATATTTCATCATGAAATCTGCTCTTTCTGTTCCGCAAGTATTGTACAAAGAGTGGAATTTGTGAGGGAGAGGCAAGACAAGTGTCTACCCAAACAACTCAGCTTCAAAGGCAGAATGGGTTTCTTGTTCTGGGAACATAACTCTGAGTTGTACAAGTTTCAAAGCTTACTTTGTCAGCTGACTGTGAAATTAGAGGCTTGTTGTCCCTTAATAAATAGAAGGAAGACGATGTAGTGCCTAAGAAATTGCTATCAACTTTCACAgtagaaagtaaataaaaaatgaatatagaaATTTACGTAATGGAAGGACTTGGTCTACTTAAATTACTGAATGAAGCGTTCATTCTTAGTACGAGCTCTTTCAATTTtacaaaatttcttctctctgcctcagaaggaaaaaaataaagagcaggaggaggaggaggaggaggaagacatTGGTGAAGACAGTCAATTCATGAAACTAGCCAAAAAAGTAACTGCAAAGTCCCTACAGAAGAGAGGTGGGCTTATCTTTTTTTATTGAAGTGACAatcaaagagaagagagagcttAACTTCTAGTCATTGTTAGCTAGTCTCCAGGGAACCAGGCTGGGATCAGCAAACTCCAGTATCTAGTTTTCTTGCACCAGCCtaagatgatgatgatgtctTTTAGAATTCAAAAAGATAAAGATATAAAAGCATTGTTGATAATTGTGTGTATTTActtaataaaatactttgttaCTTCTGGAAAACAAGTGCTGTGGAGTGGAAGTAAATTCCTCTGCCTCATTTAGTCTCTCATTCTTCGTTTGTCTGCCTTTAAATCACAGACAAATAGACTTCTAAGTGACATGCTTCCTAGCAGTTTCTCCAGATATCTGTGACTTAAGGAAAAACTGTGTAAGGTGCTGAAAATACACTCAGATTTTCCCTGATTGTAGTAAAAGCATGACTCTTAAGTGTGCAAAACCTGTTTCAAAACCAAATTTTCCCTTCTAAATGACAGTACTAACAACCAGAGCAATCTTACCAGTTGTACAGCTCATAGTATAATTCAATGCAGgttattgggtttttttgtctgCAGTATGTTGTCAATTCTAAATTCCTCAGATTGATGTAGAGTTACATTCTTCCAAACTAAGTTCAGAAATtgattttctcctgtttgtCTCTGCTAGCAAGCCCTGCAGCAGTGGTACAAGACGCAAAACTATTGCCCAGGAACCCATTTGAAACATTCAGACCTGCCAGTGACATCCAGGTTGGTAATGGTTCTGAAAGATGCTATTTCCAAACTGCCTCTGTAGGACACCTCAAAGTCAGCTGAGCCTGGATTCTAGCTGTGTCTGGTTTGTAAGGTAATGAGGAAACACTGGTAGCAAGTAACATTTTGATGCAGAATAGTCTTTTCTATTGAGGGTATTCTACTGCTAAAAAGAGCTATCTTGTTCATGTGAGTGGTTTAATGCAACgtttctttgttcttcagatTAAAAATGGGTCTCTCTTGAACAGACCCAAAGCTATCCTTCAGAAACTAGCGGCAATGTCAGATCTTAATCCAAATGCACCTCGGAACTCCAGGAATTTTGTCTTTCACACGCTTTCCCCAGACAAGAATGAAGAGGCAAAGGAGAAATCAAAACATCAGGTAAGGATTTGTGCAGGAATATGCTCCAATTCTGTAGATTACTTAGACATACAGACACCAAATACTGCCAAGCAGTTACTCTACTATTTCCTGTTGTACAGGAACATGATCTCACACCAAAAAAATCCTCTCATAATTCAGAATTTCATCTTGGAGAACTTTGTGTGTTCTAATGTACACCGTCCCTCTGCAGGTGAAGAAAAGAGGTCCTTCTGCAGCAATAACATCCCTCGCCAAGCGGCCCAGGGttgacagcacagagcaaacaaGTCAAAGCCGAAGCATATTCCAGTACTTGGAGAGC from Numida meleagris isolate 19003 breed g44 Domestic line chromosome 22, NumMel1.0, whole genome shotgun sequence includes these protein-coding regions:
- the CLSPN gene encoding claspin isoform X2 — translated: MAAAPAEQSEELDAAVLKAHGSDSDSGQGSGEPPSPGRPLTGTASPQDGDSEEEIFVSRKAKVKKVLQDSESEDGEDGDSSVQNAALGGDTENREEKEVTAQRNKKSRIRQGLLDSDDSDTGDRLQFENLDTSRKSVLSENELEEERPLKSGRKSRKHKHNFEDEAAEKAAGKPRRRKERERRAESIKRLIKEKKPSTEGQQVDGGERYPFNDSGCLLDDKELFDNGLEEENNSLPGDEESIESIRAAVKEKIKKYKNKERFSEDEGYKHVFDDGNEESVLKEPKRKERKAARLSKEAIKQLHSETQRLIRESSVSLPYHMPEAKSVHEFFKSRSRPVCEGNAMALLKSTKYQFTLNEEPAGTKTSITDRKDGPIEGGQSAANEPEANFGRDIGTATKDPLPSAGENLTEDCAEKSGKNNGDSHSVPTASKTEEQQSVLSTDCSEQKKESEIPLPAGGNSLEQRDETAPGLENNQQVGPGLAAQPEKTRKSKLDKLRELGIDLTIKPRICSGNESFINLDESDLNKELEALKARFLKHTLQTSKSKVERTINMNIIRKETTSEGKEELKADVVPAVLAAESLDEAVHTKPGEKLQVLKAKLQEAMKLRRTEERQKRQALFKLDNEDLLEEEEEEEEEMTDESEEEEEGDHEAVESLLDEAEEDNEDLEEKQAEDGDKETDRESIDGEKVEQSVDCASVPKPPSTESTLMLFKDSSSKMGYSLPDEKHEIEEAADKGPTKLEDDDSFSLPTPAKENSHNSSFELIGSMIPSYQPCNKQMSRGGSFLPAAGGFRSPSPGFFKTSFISSASKSSGKMSEPSLPIEDSQDLYNASPEPKSLFPGAGESQFQFSLEDDTQSQLLDADGFLNVGQHRNKYQSSKHGLTLASMDENAMDANMDELLDLCSGQFSSQAEHVPSTSSSKKQNMEELLNLCSGKFVTQTDSPTWASSVSSKAEKDSDIEDPMAEALALCSGSFPTDREEEDEEHEELGDFQLVTDDNAFDSEEDEKSGDSDGEEAEDSDEEELLRRRQGSKKKLKLEDFMEDEAELSGSDVGSEDEYDGEDLNEYEEEVIDEELPNEAELESQVQKLHMKAVLDDDKRQLRLYQERYLLDGDLHSDGPGRMRRFRWKNIDDASQMDLFQRDSDNEDENEQFDETEVKWRKERFEREQWLREQKEKNKEQEEEEEEEDIGEDSQFMKLAKKVTAKSLQKRASPAAVVQDAKLLPRNPFETFRPASDIQIKNGSLLNRPKAILQKLAAMSDLNPNAPRNSRNFVFHTLSPDKNEEAKEKSKHQVKKRGPSAAITSLAKRPRVDSTEQTSQSRSIFQYLES
- the CLSPN gene encoding claspin isoform X3, which codes for MAAAPAEQQSEELDAAVLKAHGSDSDSGQGSGEPPSPGRPLTGTASPQDGDSEEEIFVSRKAKVKKVLQDSESEDGEDGDSSVQNAALGGDTENREEKEVTAQRNKKSRIRQGLLDSDDSDTGDRLQFENLDTSRKSVLSENELEEERPLKSGRKSRKHKHNFEDEAAEKAAGKPRRRKERERRAESIKRLIKEKKPSTEGQQVDGGERYPFNDSGCLLDDKELFDNGLEEENNSLPGDEESIESIRAAVKEKIKKYKNKERFSEDEGYKHVFDDGNEESVLKEPKRKERKAARLSKEAIKQLHSETQRLIRESSVSLPYHMPEAKSVHEFFKSRSRPVCEGNAMALLKSTKYQFTLNEEPAGTKTSITDRKDGPIEGGQSAANEPEANFGRDIGTATKDPLPSAGENLTEDCAEKSGKNNGDSHSVPTASKTEEQQSVLSTDCSEQKKESEIPLPAGGNSLEQRDETAPGLENNQQVGPGLAAQPEKTRKSKLDKLRELGIDLTIKPRICSGNESFINLDESDLNKELEALKARFLKHTLQTSKSKVERTINMNIIRKETTSEGKEELKADVVPAVLAAESLDEAVHTKPGEKLQVLKAKLQEAMKLRRTEERQKRQALFKLDNEDLLEEEEEEEEEMTDESEEEEEGDHEAVESLLDEAEEDNEDLEEKQAEDGDKETDRESIDGEKVEQSVDCASVPKPPSTESTLMLFKDSSSKMGYSLPDEKHEIEEAADKGPTKLEDDDSFSLPTPAKENSHNSSFELIGSMIPSYQPCNKQMSRGGSFLPAAGGFRSPSPGFFKTSFISSASKSSGKMSEPSLPIEDSQDLYNASPEPKSLFPGAGESQFQFSLEDDTQSQLLDADGFLNVGQHRNKYQSSKHGLTLASMDENAMDANMDELLDLCSGQFSSQAEHVPSTSSSKKQNMEELLNLCSGKFVTQNSPTWASSVSSKAEKDSDIEDPMAEALALCSGSFPTDREEEDEEHEELGDFQLVTDDNAFDSEEDEKSGDSDGEEAEDSDEEELLRRRQGSKKKLKLEDFMEDEAELSGSDVGSEDEYDGEDLNEYEEEVIDEELPNEAELESQVQKLHMKAVLDDDKRQLRLYQERYLLDGDLHSDGPGRMRRFRWKNIDDASQMDLFQRDSDNEDENEQFDETEVKWRKERFEREQWLREQKEKNKEQEEEEEEEDIGEDSQFMKLAKKVTAKSLQKRASPAAVVQDAKLLPRNPFETFRPASDIQIKNGSLLNRPKAILQKLAAMSDLNPNAPRNSRNFVFHTLSPDKNEEAKEKSKHQVKKRGPSAAITSLAKRPRVDSTEQTSQSRSIFQYLES
- the CLSPN gene encoding claspin isoform X1, coding for MAAAPAEQQSEELDAAVLKAHGSDSDSGQGSGEPPSPGRPLTGTASPQDGDSEEEIFVSRKAKVKKVLQDSESEDGEDGDSSVQNAALGGDTENREEKEVTAQRNKKSRIRQGLLDSDDSDTGDRLQFENLDTSRKSVLSENELEEERPLKSGRKSRKHKHNFEDEAAEKAAGKPRRRKERERRAESIKRLIKEKKPSTEGQQVDGGERYPFNDSGCLLDDKELFDNGLEEENNSLPGDEESIESIRAAVKEKIKKYKNKERFSEDEGYKHVFDDGNEESVLKEPKRKERKAARLSKEAIKQLHSETQRLIRESSVSLPYHMPEAKSVHEFFKSRSRPVCEGNAMALLKSTKYQFTLNEEPAGTKTSITDRKDGPIEGGQSAANEPEANFGRDIGTATKDPLPSAGENLTEDCAEKSGKNNGDSHSVPTASKTEEQQSVLSTDCSEQKKESEIPLPAGGNSLEQRDETAPGLENNQQVGPGLAAQPEKTRKSKLDKLRELGIDLTIKPRICSGNESFINLDESDLNKELEALKARFLKHTLQTSKSKVERTINMNIIRKETTSEGKEELKADVVPAVLAAESLDEAVHTKPGEKLQVLKAKLQEAMKLRRTEERQKRQALFKLDNEDLLEEEEEEEEEMTDESEEEEEGDHEAVESLLDEAEEDNEDLEEKQAEDGDKETDRESIDGEKVEQSVDCASVPKPPSTESTLMLFKDSSSKMGYSLPDEKHEIEEAADKGPTKLEDDDSFSLPTPAKENSHNSSFELIGSMIPSYQPCNKQMSRGGSFLPAAGGFRSPSPGFFKTSFISSASKSSGKMSEPSLPIEDSQDLYNASPEPKSLFPGAGESQFQFSLEDDTQSQLLDADGFLNVGQHRNKYQSSKHGLTLASMDENAMDANMDELLDLCSGQFSSQAEHVPSTSSSKKQNMEELLNLCSGKFVTQTDSPTWASSVSSKAEKDSDIEDPMAEALALCSGSFPTDREEEDEEHEELGDFQLVTDDNAFDSEEDEKSGDSDGEEAEDSDEEELLRRRQGSKKKLKLEDFMEDEAELSGSDVGSEDEYDGEDLNEYEEEVIDEELPNEAELESQVQKLHMKAVLDDDKRQLRLYQERYLLDGDLHSDGPGRMRRFRWKNIDDASQMDLFQRDSDNEDENEQFDETEVKWRKERFEREQWLREQKEKNKEQEEEEEEEDIGEDSQFMKLAKKVTAKSLQKRASPAAVVQDAKLLPRNPFETFRPASDIQIKNGSLLNRPKAILQKLAAMSDLNPNAPRNSRNFVFHTLSPDKNEEAKEKSKHQVKKRGPSAAITSLAKRPRVDSTEQTSQSRSIFQYLES
- the CLSPN gene encoding claspin isoform X4, producing MAAAPAEQQSEELDAAVLKAHGSDSDSGQGSGEPPSPGRPLTGTASPQDGDSEEEIFVSRKAKVKKVLQDSESEDGEDGDSSVQNAALGGDTENREEKEVTAQRNKKSRIRQGLLDSDDSDTGDRLQFENLDTSRKSVLSENELEEERPLKSGRKSRKHKHNFEDEAAEKAAGKPRRRKERERRAESIKRLIKEKKPSTEGQQVDGGERYPFNDSGCLLDDKELFDNGLEEENNSLPGDEESIESIRAAVKEKIKKYKNKERFSEDEGYKHVFDDGNEESVLKEPKRKERKAARLSKEAIKQLHSETQRLIRESSVSLPYHMPEAKSVHEFFKSRSRPVCEGNAMALLKSTKYQFTLNEEPAGTKTSITDRKDGPIEGGQSAANEPEANFGRDIGTATKDPLPSAGENLTEDCAEKSGKNNGDSHSVPTASKTEEQQSVLSTDCSEQKKESEIPLPAGGNSLEQRDETAPGLENNQQVGPGLAAQPEKTRKSKLDKLRELGIDLTIKPRICSGNESFINLDESDLNKELEALKARFLKHTLQTSKSKVERTINMNIIRKETTSEGKEELKADVVPAVLAAESLDEAVHTKPGEKLQVLKAKLQEAMKLRRTEERQKRQALFKLDNEDLLEEEEEEEEEMTDESEEEEEGDHEAVESLLDEAEEDNEDLEEKQAEDGDKETDRESIDGEKVEQSVDCASVPKPPSTESTLMLFKDSSSKMGYSLPDEKHEIEEAADKGPTKLDDDSFSLPTPAKENSHNSSFELIGSMIPSYQPCNKQMSRGGSFLPAAGGFRSPSPGFFKTSFISSASKSSGKMSEPSLPIEDSQDLYNASPEPKSLFPGAGESQFQFSLEDDTQSQLLDADGFLNVGQHRNKYQSSKHGLTLASMDENAMDANMDELLDLCSGQFSSQAEHVPSTSSSKKQNMEELLNLCSGKFVTQTDSPTWASSVSSKAEKDSDIEDPMAEALALCSGSFPTDREEEDEEHEELGDFQLVTDDNAFDSEEDEKSGDSDGEEAEDSDEEELLRRRQGSKKKLKLEDFMEDEAELSGSDVGSEDEYDGEDLNEYEEEVIDEELPNEAELESQVQKLHMKAVLDDDKRQLRLYQERYLLDGDLHSDGPGRMRRFRWKNIDDASQMDLFQRDSDNEDENEQFDETEVKWRKERFEREQWLREQKEKNKEQEEEEEEEDIGEDSQFMKLAKKVTAKSLQKRASPAAVVQDAKLLPRNPFETFRPASDIQIKNGSLLNRPKAILQKLAAMSDLNPNAPRNSRNFVFHTLSPDKNEEAKEKSKHQVKKRGPSAAITSLAKRPRVDSTEQTSQSRSIFQYLES